A region from the Canis lupus familiaris isolate Mischka breed German Shepherd chromosome 3, alternate assembly UU_Cfam_GSD_1.0, whole genome shotgun sequence genome encodes:
- the GLRX gene encoding glutaredoxin-1, whose translation MAQAFVSSRLQPGKVVVFVKPTCPYCRRAQELLGALPLRPGALEFVDITAAGDTSSIQDYLEKLTGARTVPRVFIGRDCIGGCSDLIEMNQSGELCKRLQQIGALQ comes from the exons ATGGCCCAGGCGTTCGTGAGCAGCAGGCTGCAGCCCGGGAAGGTGGTGGTGTTCGTCAAGCCCACCTGCCCCTACTGCCGAAGGGCCCAGGAGCTGCTCGGCGCGCTGCCCCTCCGGCCGGGGGCTCTGGAATTCGTCGACATCACGGCCGCGGGCGACACCAGCAGCATTCAGGACTATCTGGAAAAGCTCACGGGCGCCAGGACG GTGCCTCGGGTCTTTATCGGAAGAGACTGTATCGGTGGCTGCAGCGATCTGATAGAAATGAATCAGAGTGGGGAACTGTGCAAGCGGCTACAGCAGATTGGAGCTCTGCAATAA